A portion of the Epinephelus moara isolate mb chromosome 4, YSFRI_EMoa_1.0, whole genome shotgun sequence genome contains these proteins:
- the hspa9 gene encoding stress-70 protein, mitochondrial, whose product MLSVAKSVSRTLQTRNCTRNVSSLIKKSCWSGGFQSDALRALSRRDYASEAVKGAVIGIDLGTTNSCVAVMEGKQAKVLENAEGARTTPSVIAFTADGERLVGMPAKRQAVTNPENTLYATKRLIGRRYDDPEVQKDLKNVPYKIVRASNGDAWVEAHGKMYSPSQAGAFVLMKMKETAENYLGTKVKNAVVTVPAYFNDAQRQATKDAGQISGLNVLRVINEPTAAALAYGLDKTQDKIIAVYDLGGGTFDISILEIQKGVFEVKSTNGDTFLGGEDFDQHLLKHIVKEFKRESGVDLLKDNMALQRVREAAEKAKCELSSSLQTDINLPYLTMDASGPKHLNIKLTRAQFEGIVADLIRRTVAPCQKAMQDAEVSKGDIGEVLLVGGMSRMPKVQQSVQDLFGRAPSKSVNPDEAVAIGAAIQGGVLAGDVTDVLLLDVTPLSLGIETLGGVFTKLINRNTTIPTKKSQVFSTAADGQTQVEIKVCQGEREMAADNKVLGQFTLVGIPPAPRGVPQIEVTFDIDANGIVHVSAKDKGTGREQQIVIQSSGGLSKDDIENMVKNAEKYAEEDRRRKDRVEAVNMAEGIVHDTESKMEEFKDQLPADECTKLKEEISKVRDLLTNKESETGDNIKQAATNLQQASLKLFEMAYKKMAAERDSSSSSSSSSSGSSEGEKKEGQQ is encoded by the exons ATGTTGAGTGTCGCCAAAAGCGTTTCAAGGACTCTCCAGACAAGGAACTGCACACGAAATGTCTCCTCTTTGATCAAGAAG TCATGCTGGAGTGGTGGCTTCCAATCAGATGCTCTCAGAGCTCTGTCCAGGAGAGACTATGC GTCAGAGGCCGTCAAGGGTGCAGTCATTGGCATCGATCTAGGAACCACTAACTCATGTGTCGCAGTCATGGAAGGGAAACAGGCCAAG GTGTTGGAGAATGCAGAGGGGGCCAGGACGACTCCTTCAGTCATCGCGTTCACAGCAGACGGGGAGCGTTTGGTGGGTATGCCCGCTAAACGCCAGGCTGTCACCAACCCTGAGAACACACTGTACGCCACCAAGAGACTGATAGGCCGTCGCTATGACGACCCTGAGGTCCAGAAAGACCT GAAGAACGTCCCCTATAAGATTGTGCGTGCATCCAACGGTGACGCTTGGGTGGAAGCTCATGGGAAAATGTACTCCCCCAGCCAGGCGGGAGCCTTCGTCCTGATGAAGATGAAGGAGACTGCAG AGAACTACCTGGGAACCAAAGTGAAGAATGCTGTTGTCACTGTACcagcctacttcaatgatgctcagagacag GCTACCAAAGATGCTGGTCAGATTTCTGGTTTGAACGTCCTGCGTGTGATCAACGAGCCAACAGCCGCTGCTCTGGCCTACGGCCTGGACAAAACCCAGGATAAAAT TATTGCTGTCTATGATCTGGGTGGAGGTACATTTGATATCTCAATCCTGGAGATCCAGAAGGGCGTTTTTGAGGTGAAGTCCACAAATGGCGACACCTTCCTGGGGGGAGAGGACTTTGACCAGCACCTCCTCAAACACATTGTCAAAGAGTTTAAGAGAGAG tCTGGTGTGGATCTGCTGAAAGACAACATGGCTCTTCAGAGAGTCCGAGAGGCTGCTGAGAAGGCCAAGTGTGAGCTGTCCTCTTCACTGCAG ACTGACATCAACCTTCCCTACCTGACCATGGATGCCTCTGGTCCCAAACATCTCAACATCAAGCTGACCCGTGCTCAGTTTGAAGGCATTGTGGCTGACCTGATCCGCCGCACAGTGGCTCCCTGCCAGAAGGCCATGCAGGACGCCGAGGTGTCCAAGGGAGACATAGGAGAGGTGCTGCTGGTCGGAGGCATGAGCCGTATGCCCAAG GTTCAACAATCAGTTCAGGACCTGTTTGGCCGTGCTCCCAGCAAGTCTGTCAACCCCGATGAGGCTGTTGCCATCGGAGCAGCCATCCAGGGTGGTGTTTTGGCCGGTGATGTCACagatgtgctgctgctggatgtGACACCACTCTCTCTGGGTATTGAGACCCTGGGTGGAGTCTTCACCAAACTCATCAACAGGAACACCACAATTCCCACCAAGAAGAGCCAG GTGTTCTCCACAGCAGCTGACGGTCAGACTCAGGTAGAGATCAAGGTGTgtcaaggagaaagagagatggcAGCAGACAACAAAGTGCTGGGTCAGTTCACTCTGGTCGGAATCCCCCCTGCCCCCCGCGGTGTCCCTCAGATTGAGGTCACCTTCGACATTGATGCCAACGGCATCGTCCACGTCTCCGCCAAGGACAAGGGAACAGGCCGAGAACAGCAGA TTGTGATCCAGTCATCAGGAGGTCTCAGTAAAGACGACATCGAGAACATGGTCAAGAACGCTGAGAAGTATgcagaggaggacaggaggagaaaG GACCGTGTGGAGGCCGTCAACATGGCTGAGGGCATCGTCCATGACACAGAATCCAAGATGGAGGAATTCAAGGACCAGCTTCCTGCTGATGAG TGCACCAAGCTGAAGGAGGAGATCTCAAAGGTCCGGGATCTTCTGACCAACAAGGAATCAGAAACAGGGGACAACATCAAACAGGCAGCCACCAACCTGCAGCAGGCATCACTTAAACTCTTCGAAATGGCCTACAAGAAG ATGGCGGCAGAGcgggacagcagcagcagcagcagcagcagcagctcgggctcatcagagggagagaagaaagaaggCCAGCAGTAA
- the LOC126389280 gene encoding protein S100-A5-like, with amino-acid sequence MSGLVNAVNQLQDTFNQRATQKDDMKVLTKKELAELLHKEFDTGDTKQAEIDEFYKKLDKDGDGVVTFKEYVMYVIAVTEIVDVMKK; translated from the exons ATGTCTGGGCTTGTTAACGCAGTGAATCAACTTCAGGATACCTTCAACCAGCGTGCTACACAAAAGGATGACATGAAAGTTTTGACCAAGAAAGAACTTGCTGAACTGCTCCACAAAGAGTTTGACACTGGA GACACAAAGCAAGCTGAGATAGACGAGTTCTACAAGAAGCTGGATAAAGACGGGGATGGTGTTGTTACTTTCAAGGAGTATGTCATGTATGTAATAGCCGTCACAGAGATTGTTGAtgttatgaaaaaataa